GCCCATCATTTTTCTATTACTCCTGCTTGATTATTCTAACATTTAATGATAACTAGCACAACTCAAAACATTCTCTACCTCCCATCTTGCTTTCAATATGTTTCCTTCAAGTGCTGaatttcgtagaatcatagagttggaagagaccacaagggccatccagtccaaccccctgccaagcaggaaacaccatcaaagcattcttgacatatgcctgtcaagcctctgcttaaagacctccaaagaaggagactccaccacactccttggtagcaaattccactgtcgaacagctcttactgtcaggaagttcttcctaatgtttaggtggaatcttctttcttgtagtttgaatccattgctccgtgtccgcttctctggagcagcagaaaacaacctttctccctcctctagctGACAtccttttacagtggaacctcgatttatgaatacctcggtttacgaattttcggtttacgaacgccgcggacccatctggaacggattaatttactttccattactttcaatgggaaagttcgcttcagtttatgaacgcttcagtttatgaacagacttccggaaccaattacacccatgctttggcttaagtacgcttcaggttgagtactccacggacccgtctggaacagattaatccactttccattactttcaatgggaaagtttgcttcagtttatgaacgcttcagtttatgaacagacttccggaaccaattgtgttcataaaccgaggtaccactgtatatatttgaacatggctatcaatcaccccttaaccttctcttctccaggctaaacatacccagctcactaagctgttcctcatatggcatcattgccaggcctttgaccattttggttgccctcccctagacacattccagcttgtcagtatccttcttgaactgtggtgcccagaactggacacagtactccaggtgaggtctgaccagagcagaatacagtggtactattacttcccttgatctagatgctatactcctattgatgcttcccagaattgcattggcttttttagctgctgcatcacactgttgactcatgtcaagtttgtggtctaccaagactcctagatccttttcacatgtactgctctcaggccaggtgtctcccatcctgtatttgtgccttttattcccccccccaagtgtagtgtAATTTAGATTTCTACAATTTGGGATGGACTCTTCAAAAGGACAGCCGCCCATCCCGGCTAGACCTGGCACATCACACATGATGTGACATCATGTACATGTTGGGCCCAACTTGGCGCGCCTGAGATGAAGggaagtatataaatttaaaatactaCTACTCATCATAATAATGTTATTACAGTAATGGCTACTAGACACTGTGGCTACGGTCTCCCTACATTGTTGTGTTGCTGGAAGACAATGGTGGGGTGAATTGctgttgtgttgtgtgtttatACATAGGCATATGCTTGGtcagtgagaagaggatgctagttTACATGGGCCCCTGGACTGATCCAGTTAAATTCTCATGTTctgtgctgtttaacatctacagtgTATGAAACCACTTGTTGAGGTCATCTAAAGATATAGAGCAAATAGAAAAGAGTACGTGGCAACATTAATATGGATATAAAATCTAAGGAATaagtaacatttatttatttatttatttatttatttatttatttatttatttattttggtccaTCCACCTCATGATCACTTAATGTTTACAGGTCTTGAAGCtgcttacaataataaaaaaaccaacattttaaaatgtaatccAAATCCATAAGTATACAATGAGCACAAtttcaaatgattttttattaagaaaaaatgcaaaatattacataatatacacaattttAAACCATTCATGTTTATATTGCAGCCAGATGGATCACTTCACAACAACGAAAGAcctgagcttgtgtgtgtgtttgtgtgtatgtctatatctatatctatataggCTTATAGCCATTCCAGAACAGTTAACCCACCAAAATGATTTTTTCAAGGGACAATCAATACCAGGCTCATTCTTAGTGTGGCATGACTTTATCATTTATACAAATAAAAGAGACTCTGcaagacacccacccaccacaaattACAGTATACACAGATTTGGAACAAAGACTAATAAAGACTAAACATAAGTGATAAGAACTAGAAATTGACAGAGGTTTTCTCATCCAATAACAGATCGCCAGGATGATGCAAAGCTTCTAtctgtgtttcctgttgcaccTGTTAAGAAAATCAGTGACTCTGTCTACTTTATGCCAACATCCTCACTGTTTCCATAAGCCCCCCTGGGAGATATGTACAAAAAGAAATCATCGTTTTTCCCTTGatggaatgtttccttgaacttagctgatgcctcttgcttgttagGCTGGAGAACAGAGAaggatgtgtgaatgtgtgtggaaACGAACCCACAGCACAAAGCTAGAATTCACATTTGGTGCTCTGCCTGCTTccacctctggccctgcccaccggCATGTGCTTCTTGGAAGCTTGACGAGAAGCCAACATAGAGTTCGGTCTGAATAGGCTTCCCCAACCCTGATGTTGTCAAGGGTGGTGAGATTCATTTCATTATAAGTTTAGCAACTAGCCATCAGACAAATTGTGAAAAAATCCCAACAACTGGTTTTGGGCTTGTTCTTAAAGCAAATAACTGAACTGCGTTGTCAGGGAATGTGGTCATCAGGTAACTATGAACTCATTCCTGATTTCTCACCATACCTTAGATTTTTGCAAAACACATCAGCAGGGAAAGTTGCTTCTTTCTACccatggcaaatgaagatgatggactttatggaacttgctgagctgACCAGGAGACTTTGTGAGCagggagaagagacggtggaagaagattgggaaaatttttaatttatatctgaaaaaaatattgtaatatttaatattgtCTAGGAAAGGAGGTATAGGTTTTCGGAATTTGCTTAGGATATAGGTTAAATTTAAGATGTTTTTCACGGAAACATTGTATAAGAGATTAGTTATTAGAAACTGCCGAATAATATATGGAAAATGAAATTCAGAAGGGGGGAACAGGGGGAAGTCACTTACTGGTGTAAGGAAAATGTTATGATGTTGTAAgggaaacttttctttttttattttttatgtattttttatgttttcttataaaatgaatattaaaatgaaattattattattattattaataaagaaaATTGCTTCTTTCTATCCAGCTCTGTACATATCAGCTGTACATATTGGTTACATATTTGGGTGCTTTGCTTTGTTGTCGTTGTTTTCCTTCCCCACTTTTTAAGTTGTTTCCTTTCTCCCCAGAGACCTCACCTTTCTCCTCAGCAACCTACCCACTGCCTCTTTCACCTGATCATTCCTCAGACAATAGATCAAAGGGTTGAGAAAGGGCGTGATGGCTGTGTAGAAGAGGGTCACTGCCTTGGTGACCTCTGACTGGCTTTCTCCACCTGGAATCAAGTACATCCCTGCGACTGAGCCATAGAAAAGTGTGACCACCACAAGGTGGAATGATATGGTGGAGAAGGCCTTCCTACGATTACCTTGGCTAGAGGTTTTCATCAGGGTGAGAATTACAGTGCTGTAGGACAGCACAACAAAGGAGACGTTGCCTATAATCAGGCCGTTGAGGCAAATCTTGCTGAAGAGGGGAGCATTTCCGAGTGGAGGGCATGCCAGGGCCAGAATTGGTCCAGGATCGCACAAGAAGTGGTCGATGGTGTTAGATCCACAGAAGGACAACAGGGAGATCAAAACTGCTGGGACAAGGTACCACAGGAAACCAACAACCCAACACAGAGCGACCAGAGTGTAGCAGAAGTGTGGGGACATTATGTGTGGGTAGCGTAGGGGGCGGCAGATAGCCAAGTACCGGTCCAAGGCCATGGTTGAGAGGAAGAAGCATTCAGTACAACCAAGTGAAAAGAAAATGTAGAACTGGAGGAAGCAATCATGGAAAGAAATGACCCTATGAGGGGAAGCCAGGTCAAAGAGCATGCGAGGCACAGTGGTGGATACGTAGCACATCTCTAGCCAGGAGAAGTTGCTCAGTAGAATATACATGGGAAGTTGAGCCAAGTGGTTGTCTAGAAACACCAGTGTGATAATGGTGATGTTCTCCGCCAAAGTGAGCATGTAGAGAATGGTGAAAAAAATGAGGAGCAGGAACCGTTTGTGCTGTCCAATTCCAAATCCCAGCAAAATGAATTCCTGGACAGAAGTCGTATTGTCCATCTCCATCTGGAATAAGATGGATGCACTGTAAACCACATAGAGGTTATGTCTGTCTGTTACCACTGAAAGGCAGAGGAAAAGTGAGGAAAAGTGATCCTTCCAACTCCTCTTTCAGATCACATTTGAATCTAAAAAGTAAACATGGCAAATGTATTCAGAATAGTTTGGCTTGGGTTAGTGTAATCTTGAACATATCCAAGCTTGACCCTGATTGTGAATATTGTTCACAGTCTCAGAGAAGTATCATCATTTGTCTGCTGGAACCTGAAATGAGGCATTTAATTCATTGAACTTAAATAGCTATCCAGCAGCAAACATTTCCTAGGTGTCCTAGAAACAAAGAAGGCAAAGCTAAAAATGTAATTTATAATCATTGAAAGTtgctatctttttttaaaaggtagtgAATAATCACCTATATAAAATGCCTTACTAGAGGTTTGTGCGTATGTTCTTActccttaattattattattttgcaacatGTTATCCTATCCAACATGGGATTATATATTACCTACTTCCACTGAAACCCTGTGTATCTACTTAGAAGTTAGCCcttctcctaattttgcaatgatatttatgcacgcacacacacacacacacacacacacacacaatacttaCAAAATGTGACACTTGGGATAAAGTATATTTAGAAATGCATCCTTTCATAAAGGatatatatttagaaatgtgtatttttcaagaaaatccatataaaaatactgttttaaataGGAGTTTTCCTTTAGCTATTAAAGTACAGTTTAATGAAGACTCAAGACTGAacagacttatgaatgaacacctccaaaagtgaaataaactataAATACACTGATCTAACTACAATTTTATTCCTAGTCTATCCCCCCTGCACCACCACCTTTTGTTATTTTGCAGATAGGTGACCCCCTCCCAAAAGCTTCTCAGCTCTTTCCTGAGACAAGGAGCAAACACAGACGTGTCAGGCACCTTGAGTGAAAGTCATCCCATCTTACATTACTAAACAATTTAAATGATACTTTTGGGTGAGATCTATTCCAAAATTCTATATTAGTGTAATACCTTCATTAGaccaaccaaaatatcacaaaatagcaCACAGGTCTTCATGTTCTCCAGAATTCTTCATCAGACTAGATGTCAAGTAAAGTTGCGGGGTAGGGTGCTGGGGAGAGTAGAAGAAACTTTGGATGGCGGCTAAGCCATGAGCCTGCACCTTTTATAAGAGCCTTAAGATGGAGCGTAGGAAGAAGGAGGAGAGATGTAGCTAACACTCTTCTCCCATGTTCCATCTTAAGACTCTTTTGAGATGCAGACTCGTGGAACAGTCAACTCCCCCCTACAACCCTTTCATTGTGTACCATCAAGCCCAATGAAGCTTCCACTTTATTTTGTGGCATTTCAGTTGACCTAATAAAACTATTGCCCATGAAATTTGCTGTAGAGATTTTTAAGACAGGCCAGTGAGGTTACTTTAACTTAGTTAGTTAGTTGGTGTCAATTTGCAAGGTAAGAGGATTTGTAGGCCACAAATGATAGCAGAGAACCAAATTATTTGGTATGATTGTTAAGTAAAAATCAGGGAATGCAGCTCGGAATCCCAGAGACATCTCACAGCCCTTCCCAAGTACTCATCTATGTCTCTTTGACCACACACTTCTCTAATGATCTATCACATTTCCTTGAAGCAGCCTTCAACTCTTTCTAGAAGTCTCCATTTCTTTACCTCAGTAGTTTTCGATACGTTCCTCCATCCAGCTGAAGGCTCATCACAAATGTTGTGTCAGGATTCGTAGATGGGAACATGTTGCTGTTCCCTCTGCCTTGCATGGGTGTTCAGTTGTCATATTCATGGGCTATATGAGAAGAATGAGTGAGTCTTTGTATCTACTACAGAAATCCTGAATGCTCATGTTAAATATTAGGCGTCCATTGGGAATGTGTCCCTCAAGAACCAATGCCATTAGCTATTAAAAGCCAAGAGACAGGTTACTTCCTTCAACCATGGTGAAAACACAGACAATTTCCATTGTTAAaaacctttgttttctttttggctaAACATGGACTGAATATTCTGATTGTGTTTTGTGTGAATTTATTCTACCTATTTTTGGCTCCACTGCTGTCTTGTATTTACCCCCAATTCATTGGACTCTGAGGCAATGTTTGGTTATTTTTAATCACCTTTGTTGAAGATTGTGGTTGCCTCAACAGATCTATCACCCTCTTACCTGCTAACTATGTCTAAAGGGTGCCAAATCAATTGTTAAACAAAGGTTTATGGACCTAGTTTCAATGACCTTCATGGGGACCCTGTTTCCCTCAGTTACTGGGGTTACCATGCCCCCCCTGTAAAGATGGAATACCATACTTGGGATACGTAAAAAATGCCTAAATATGGCAGGGTTTTCTCTTTGGTAAGGTTTAATGTTCTCCCTTCTAATTTATTTGATGGCAGATACAATAAAACGCCAATGAACAATGGATATTTCCCTTCTAGCAACACAAAGGTGGATTCTGTCTCTCATGTCCCCCCTTTTGTCAAGGGGCTAGGAAATATCTAAAATGCCTCATTACACAACCCTTCCCTGGACACTCTTATGAGTCTTTTTGCTTCAGGACTCCAACAAATCACTCACAGGGCAAGTGGCAATGTAATAAGACCATTGTTATCCGACCACTTATGATTCCTTTATCTATTATTGTCATTGCGTGCTTTTAGTTGTAttaatgtgcatttttattaATGCTATTTATTGctaatgttttaaaatgtcataATGGTGTCTttactgcaaataaataaaaagaagaagagtaatCAGATGGCTGTGTTGTGTCATGGAACAGGTTCTGTGGTGGAATTTGGAATTTGGAGCAAGATCTAAAGTCcccactctctgcttcctgaagcCTGAAGCAAAACGAGGCAAACATGCAGTAATCAGTTGTGACTGAAGTCATCTGAAGCACTGATTTAGACCAGGCCTTTGCCCAAATAATCCCACAAAAATAAAGAATATATTTCATTCACAATATTAAAATAGTAGCACAGTATGAACCTTGTTACCAGATAGGAACAAAATATTTAAGATGCTTTAATTGACCTTTTTAGCTGAAatttcttgcactgcaggggtttggactagtttatgtattttatttattaggtttatatacttcccttcatcaagcaatcccagggcagttcacagaataaaataaaagataaaacacaATTAAGTAATTAAACcgaaagaacaaaacaataaccacctccttcccacagatacatttaaaaggctgtgggATATTAATcagacaaaggcctggttgaagaagaacgTTTTCCCCTGGTGCCTAAGAATACattatgaaggcgccaggcgaacctccctggggagcccATTCCACAAACGGGGGGCCACTACAGGAAAGGCCCatccttgtgttgccaccctgtgGACCTCATATGGAGGTGGCACATGaagaccctcccctcccctccctttcccttcccttcccttatgAACCAAAGCTTCATCAATCAACCAATGCTTTACACACAGAGAACCTAAGTTGAAAAACAGGACCACCTTTGGGGCACAGGTCTTCCTCAGATTCTATATGTTGGCAATCTTATCAGTAAACAAGCTAGCAAGCTGCAATGAGTCAGACTTAGCTCAGTAGGTCTGAGTATAAACAGTGTTTATACTCAATTAATAGTGGCTCCCCAGGGCAGGAGTCCCAACTTGAATAAGATATTGGGccctggcaatgcccatcaacctgggggggcctgccccccaaatattttgttGAGGGAGCCGAAGACCCCTcagcccttaggagttggctcctatgccccgGGGCTTCAGCCAGGGGTGTTCAGCCCTTTCCAGTGATGCCCTACCACTAACCTATGACCCTTCCCCTCAAAAACTTCCCATTGGTTTATTTCTGAATATGATTTGGCCACATGATATACCACCAAACTTCCTCAATAGTTTGTGAGTTCCTCCTTAGGGTCTTTAACTCTAAGTCAGGGGccagcaacccttttcagccgtgggccggtccactgtccctcagaccttgtggggtgccggactatattttagaggggggaaatgaacgaatttctatgtcccacaaataacccagagatgcattttaaataaaaacacacattctactcatgtagaaacacactgattcccagactacccatgggccagatttagaaggcaattgggccgcccccgccccccgggccttagtttgcctacccattctCTAAGTGCTCCACACCTTAACCATAGTAATACACAAAAGATTATAATCAGTGTCTTTTCTATTTCCTTTAATGAGTGATCTTGTTTTGTTTGTGATGTGTGTTTTGCtgcttgtatttttaattttatctcAAAATAGAAatccatttttaatttaaaaaattaaaaagaaagagaagcaccTTCCAATAATCCAATTTGGAGGGTTCTGGGTGTTAGCAAACTAAGATATTATAAATTATAAGGTCTTCAGCAATCTCTGAGGAGTTCTTGCTTTGAAGAAAAACAGAATTACCCTCGATAGGGCAATTCCCGAGCGTGCTTCCTTTCTGCAATTAAAACCTATGCAAAGCTTTTGAAATAATGCTCTGAACTCAGCATGGCACCCACAACTAAGATTTCCAGACACACACCCTGCAGTGTAGTCCTTTATTTATCAGTCTCCAAACCCAGTTCTGAGCAGGTGCAATGACAGAATTAAATATCCATGGACCCTAAATACTGAGACTTTATCTGCATCAGGTCTTTGGATGGCTGGATCAGCTTTCTGTGTGCTGTTGAGTTGAACtctttgtttagcttatacgtaaatccggcactgtgtgTGATAATATAAAACGAGGAGAGGAGCATGCTTCCTTGCCAAATTCTGAGAGAGGACTTGGGGCGAGCATTTCTGACGAATGATGAAAACAAACTACTAGCTATTAAGGGACATAAACTGGATTTTTGATGGAAGCACAAGATACCTAGGTGGGAACTTGTATCAGAGCTGGAATGCCAACTCAAGAAGGAGGTCGTTCCCAGTAGATTACATGGGGCAACCAACATACTATGCCAAACTGTGGCTCCTCAAGGACCATCATTCAACATTAAGCACCCAGGACAACAGCAGTGTCAAACAAATATCTGAGATGTTCTGAAACCTGTTGCAGTTTAATtaatggtatgtatgtatgttatttTGACACACAATATTTTGatcaaaattaatttaaaaacacaatctGAAATTTAATTTCCTAAATATTCCTGTTGTTTTCAGTTAACCCAGCAAAGTAAAAAAGTTAAATGCTGAAACCTTAAGATAATTATGAGGGAAAGGAATATGATATTAAATGTATTTACATCTAATTAAATTTGATTAAATCGAAttaatgtatattttaggagCTATTTTGTTACCATAGGGCTGTCCCTACAATTGAGCAAAGTGCCAAAGGCTATTTCAGGTGGCAAAATTAGAGGGACAAATGAAACTGTGGTCTGAATTACGCAGCAAGACTTTTAAAAGTGTCAAAAAAGGTTAGTTATGTATGCGACTACGGCGgctcatgttttgttagcccccaaatggaaaacaagcaatgttccaataataataataataataataataataataataataataataatatattatttgtaccccgcccatctggctgggtttccccagccactctgggcggcttccaacagagattaaaatacattaaaatatcacacattaaaaacttccctaaaaagtggcaacttaagttgacagaatatatGCAGTTTGCAGATAtagaataaaagaacaagaagaacatatgtttagagaagactggaaaacatttattggatatgtggaaaataactgtgtacagccgAAAATGCTGGCAGTATTAAGATAAACTCAACAGTATGAATAAGTTatgatggaagtaataatggaatactgaatggtacagtttctgtaaaatatgcagggatttataatATGTAGAATgaaccatgaaaagagaagagaagtcattgatatcttaaggatgtaaaaatgagtactttaaagtgcaaaacaggaaatgtaataaaaaaatttatatacaaaataaaaGTGTTGATCCAAAGCATAGTAGCAAACAGCAAAATGTCTCAGGGCATCAATGTCCCATCCCCTGACATATTTCACTCATAACCAGATTTAGGTAAAGTATTTatcagtcttctctctctctctctctctctctctctctctctctctctctcacacacacacacacacacacacacacacacacacacgtaccagaacgggttacttcggGGTTTCGGTGCTCGTGCATGTGCATAagcgctaaattgtgctttgcgcacaTGCAGAAGCATTGAATTGTGACCCGCACGTGCGGAGACACAGGGCTGCAGATTGTGAACGCTGctggttgcgaacgtgcctcccgcacagatcacgttcgcaacccgagcgtccactgtactatATATTGAATTTTGTTATTTGGTTTGATGCCATTTCTGGATTTAGTAGCCTTCCTCTCTCTTTATTTCTGTCTCTCTCACTCACTGTGTGTTTGTGGCAGGGCAGGTGAAAGAATTCAGTGGATTTGGGGACAAGCTGCTCATTGCAAAGTTGCTAGAACTATTCCGAATTATATGTCCCCATAGTTGTCTGCTTTAAGTACATTTGCTCTTAATCCATTTTAAATTTATAGCTAATCAGAAAAAATAATTGCTTCTGAACACTGTTCACTTGTGATCTGATACACAGGGTGCAAGGAAGCAAAGGCCCTACTGCACTCCCTAAATTTCATAGCTGTTTAGCCTTTGTATGTTGGTACAAACAGGCAGACAGGCTCATGGTATGTGACGAAACCGATACCTCTCCGATGGTGTATGATACTGCTTCTGTTATGTGATTCCAGATGGAGTTAGTCAATGGTACCACAGTGCAGGAATTCATCTTGCTGGGATTTGGAGTTGAGAAGGAGAAGCGGTTAGTGCTCCTCATTGTTTTTACCATCCTCTACATCGTCACTTTAGTTGAGAACATCACCATTATCACAGTCGTTTTCTTAGATGCTCACTTAGCCCAGCTTCCCATGTACATCTTGCTGAGCAACTTCTCCTGGCTGGAGATATGCTACGTGACCACAACTGTGCCCCATATGCTCTTTGACTTGGTGTCTCCTCCTGGGCTCATCTCCTTCCATGCCTGCTTCCTCCAGTTCTACTTCTTATTCTAACTTGGCAGCACTGAATTCTTCTTCCTCTCAGCCATGGCTTTGGACCGATATTTGGCCATCTGCCACCCACTACGCTACCCACAAATAATGTCCCCAAATTCCTGCTATTCCCTGGTGGCCTCTTGTTGGGGCCTTGGATTTCTGGCCTATATCGTCCCAGCTGCTTTGATCTCCAAGCTAAACTTCTGCGGACCTAACATCATTGACCATTTTGTGTGTGATCCTGTGCCAATTCTGTCCTTGGCCTGTCCTCCTCTTGGAAATGTTCCCTTTATATGCCAGGTCATCAtacatgttttgtttttagtcaATGTATTATTTGTTGTGTTATCATATGGCACAGTCATTTTTACCCTGATAAAGTCCTCTGACCAAGGGAGTCGTCAGAAGTCCTTCTCCACCGTATCTATGCACCTCTTAGTGGTGACCCTCTTTTATGGCACAGTGGGAGCTATGTATTTAATTCCACATGGAGAAAGCCAACCAGAGGCCACAAAGGCAGCCACGCTCTTCTACACTGCTATTTCGCCATTTCTGAACCCCCTGATCTACTGTCTGAGGAATGATCAGGTGAGGGAGGCTCTGGGCAAGTTGCTAAGGAGAATATCACGCCTGCTGGTGACAAAGGGCATGGTATAAAAAATGCTGCTAGGAGGGGGAAATAAAGT
The window above is part of the Zootoca vivipara chromosome 13, rZooViv1.1, whole genome shotgun sequence genome. Proteins encoded here:
- the LOC118095638 gene encoding olfactory receptor 11G2-like; the protein is MEMDNTTSVQEFILLGFGIGQHKRFLLLIFFTILYMLTLAENITIITLVFLDNHLAQLPMYILLSNFSWLEMCYVSTTVPRMLFDLASPHRVISFHDCFLQFYIFFSLGCTECFFLSTMALDRYLAICRPLRYPHIMSPHFCYTLVALCWVVGFLWYLVPAVLISLLSFCGSNTIDHFLCDPGPILALACPPLGNAPLFSKICLNGLIIGNVSFVVLSYSTVILTLMKTSSQGNRRKAFSTISFHLVVVTLFYGSVAGMYLIPGGESQSEVTKAVTLFYTAITPFLNPLIYCLRNDQVKEAVGRLLRRKVRSLGRKETT